In Haloarcula limicola, the genomic stretch GCCGCGGTCTCGCTCTCGGCACCGGCGTGTTCGGCGTCCACGCCCAGTCCGCTGTCGTCGTCGACGGCGTTCTCCAGTTCGCGGATCCGAACCTTGCACTCGACGAGTTCGTCGGTCAGCCCCTCGACGGAGGCCTCCAGTTCTTGGACGCGCGTTTCCAGTTCCTCGACGCGGTTGCCACACATACCAACAACCCATCGGTTGCGCGTACTTATACCTACGTCAGACATTGACAGCGGAACTGATACTTGTACGTCTATCGGACAGTTCCATCGAGCGGCGCGCGTCGGCTCGCTACCCCTTCCCGACCATCTCGTCTTCGTCGTCCCACTCGCGCTGGCGCAGTTCGTACTTCTGGATCTTCCCGGTCGCGGTCTTCGGGATGGTATCCACGAACGAGATCTCGTGGACGGCCTTGTAGTCGGCCAGGCGCTCGCGGGTGAACGCGGTCAGTTCGTCGGCGGTGACACCGGGGTTCTCCGGGTCCCCGCTCGTCGGGACGACGAACGCCTTCGGCGTCTCGCCCCACTTCTCGGACGGCGCGGGGATGACCGCCACGTCGTCGACGGCCTCGTGGTCGAACAGCGTGTCCTCCAGTTCGATGGAGGAGATGTTCTCGCCGCCGGAGATGATGATGTCCTTCTTGCGGTCCTGGATGGAGATCATGCCGTCCTCGTTGACGACGGCGAGGTCGCCGGTGTGGTACCACCCTTCGAGGCGCTCGTTGAACGCCGCGTGCGTCTCCTCGGGTTTCTCCCAGTACTCCTCCATGACCTGGTTGCCGCGGACGACCACCTCGCCGATGGTGGCGTCGTCGCGGGGGACTTCCTCCCCGTCGTCGTCGACGACGCGGAGTTCGGTCCCGAGCGGGGCGATGCCCTGTCGCTGCTTCAGCGAGAATCGGAGTCCGCCCTCCTCGGGGATCAGCCGGGCGGCGTCCGAAGTGGCGATCAGCGGCCCGGTCTCGGTGGCGCCGTAGAGCTGCGTGAACTCCCAGCCGAACTCGTCTTCGACGGTCCGGATGGTCGCACTCGGCGGGGCGCTCCCGGCGGCGGTCACGCGGACCGGATTGTCGCCGCTGAATGCCGGACCGTGCTCGTCGGCGTACTCGTCGAGGATGGTCAGCACGGTCGGCGCACAGCAGAGGAAGGAGACGTCCTCCGTCTCGATAGCGTCGAACACTTCCGCGGCGTCGACGCCGCGCGTACAGACGTGCTTCGCGCCGCGGCCGGTGACGGCGTAGATGTGGCCCCAGCCGTTGACGTGGAACATCGGCAGCGTCCACAGGTAGACGTCGTCGTCGGTGAGGTGGTGGTGGATCGTCACGAGTTGCGCGTGCAGCGACTCCGTCCGGTGCGTGCGACAGACGCCCTTCGGGTCGCCGGTCGTCCCCGAGGTGTAGTTGATGGTGATTATCTCGTCCTCGGCCATCTCCGGGCGGTCGTAGCCGTCCGGTTCGGCCGCCAGGAACGACTCGAAGCCGATCCAGTCGCCCTCCACCGGAACCGGGTCGTTGGTCACGAAGACGTCGGCGGGGATCTCGTCGCGAATCGCCTCGATCTTGCCGGCGTACTCGTAGTCCGCGTAGACGACGTTCGCCCCCGAGTCCGAGAGGAGGTACTCGTAGTCCGCCGACGTGAGTCGGTAGTTGAGCGGCACGTGGATCGCGCCGCACTGCATCGCCCCGAACGCCGCTTCGAGGTGGTAGTGCGTGTTCGGGTCGAGGACCGCGACGCGGTCGCCCTTCCCGACACCGCGCTCCTGGAGCGCCGCCGAGAACCGGTCGACGCGGTCGCCGAATTCGCTGTAGGTGAAGCGCTCGCCGTCCGTTCCGACGATCGCCTCGTAGTCGCCGTAGTACGTTCTGGCACGGTCGAGAAAGTCGGTCACGAGTAACTGTTTCTTCATTCATGATAGATTCGACCGGCGACCAAACTAAACGTGCGACTCGCGGCAATATTTTCGCCCTGTCACGGTCAGAGACGGTTTTAGCGGCCCTGATTGGCCCTTACTGTGGGGGAGGACCAGCGTCGATCACCGCTCGGAAAAGAACGCGACGACGGCCGACCGGGGGTCGTTAGCCTTTAGCCAGCGGCAACCGAACGGCGTGTAATGACTGCGCAAGCCGCCGAGTCCCGCGAACTCGCGGCCGTCATCGGGCTGGAGGTCCACGTCCAGCTAGAGACGGAGACGAAGATATTCTGTGGCTGTTCGACCGAACCGACCGAGGAACCCAACACGCACACCTGTCCGGTCTGTCTGGGCCTGCCGGGGGCGCTGCCCGTTGTCAACGAGGGAGCCGTCGAGGCCGCCGTGAAGGTCGGGAAGGCCATCGACGCCGACGTGCCCGAGGAGACGACGTTCCACCGGAAGAACTACTACTACCCCGACCTGCCGAAGAACTTCCAGATCACGCAGTACGACGCGCCGATCTGTCGGGACGGAGAACTGGAGTTCGCCGTCGAGAGCCAGCGTCGTGCCGTCTCTATCCGCCGCGCCCACTTAGAGGAGGACCCCGGCTCCATCAAACACGTCCGCGAGGGGACCGGCCCGCTGGAGTCCCGGACCTGTTCCATCGACCGCGCGGACTACACGCTCATCGACTACAACCGCGCGGGGACGCCGCTGATGGAGATCGTCACCGAACCGGACTTCCGCGACCCCGGCGAGGTCCGAGCGTTCCTCGAAAAGCTCGAGGAGGTCCTGGAGTATCTGGGCGTCTTCGACGCCACCCGCGACGGCAGCCTCCGCATCGACGCGAACCTCTCGATGGTCGACGCCGACGAGGTCGGCGAGGACGGCCACATCGAGGAGTCGGTGCTGGAAGACGCGAACCGCACGGAGGTCAAGAACATCTCCAGTCACAAGGGCGCAGAGCAGGCCCTGGCGTTCGAGGCGTCGCGCCAGCGGAAACTCATCCAATCGGGCCGCGCCGTCGAACAGGAGACCCGCCACTTCAACGAGACCCACGGCAACACCGTCTCGATGCGCTCGAAGGAGGAGGAGAAGGACTACCGCTACTTCCGCGAGGCCGACATCCCGCCGCTCGAAGTCGCCGACTGGAAGGAGACGATCGACATCCCGGAACTCCCCGACGCCCGCCGCGAACGCTTCGTCGCGGAGTACGACCTGAGCGAGGAGGCGGCCGCGAAGCTCACCAGCACGAAACAGGTCGCGGACTTCTTCGAGAGCGTCGCCGAGCGGTTCGACGCCGACCTCGCGGCGACGTGGGTCGCCGATAACCTGCTGGGCGAACTCAACTACCGCGACATGGAGATCACGGACGTCGACGACCGCTTCGACGAAGTCACCCGCCTCGTGGAACTCGTCGCCGAGGACGAGATCACCGCAAAGAACGCCCGCGAGACCGTCCTCCGAGAGATGTTAGACGAGGGCGAGGACCCCGACACCGTCGTCGAACGCGAGGGGCTGGGCAAGACGAGCGGCGACGCGGTCCAGCGGGCCGTCGAGGAAGCCATCGAGGAGAACCCCGACGCCGTCGAGGACTACCACAGCGGCGAGGACGGCGCGCTGAACTTCCTCGTCGGACAGGTCATGCAGAAGACCGGCGGGAGCGCGGACCCCGGCGACGTCAACGGGCTGTTGCGAGAGGAGTTAGCGGAGTAGCGTCCCGCTCGGACCCGACCGGGAAAAAGGCGGAGTGGACTCAGTCCGCCGACCGCACCGCCGTCGACGCCCGCTGTTCTCGGCGGGTCGAGCGAATCGCCATCGCCACGAACGCCACCGCGGCAGCGCCGGCACAGCCCGCGGCCACCCAGAACGCGACCAGCGCCGACGTGGCCTCCCAGATCGCCCCGACCGCCACCGGTCCGATCAGCTGTCCGACCTTCCAGGAGAGCGAGCGCAGCGAGAAACTGCCCGCGACGGCGTCCAGCCGCTCCCCCTCTTCGACGAACAGCGTCATGCTGGCGGGCAGCCGGATGCTGTCGCCGACGCCGAGGACGCCGTAGGCGGCGAAGAGGCCGAAGAAGGCCGGCGGGAGCACCATCGTCCGACCGGCCGCCGACAGGGAGACCGCGGACAGGAACTGCGTCGCGGACCCGGCCAACGGGATGAAGAGGATGCCGACCGCGTAGACGGCCGCGCCGGCGAAGACGAACTTGTAGCGGTGCTCAGCGCCGTCGATGAGGGTCCCCATGCGGCCCTGCAGGAGCGACTTCGTGAGCTTCCCGCCGGCGAGGATGCCGCCGATAGCGAGCGGGTTGATGCCGAACTGCGTCTTCGCGTAGATGGGCAGGAAGATGACGACGGCCATCTTCGCGACGCTGAAGCCGAAGCGGAACGAGACGAGCGCGCGGATGGCCGGACGCTGCAGGAGCGTCTTGAGCGTGTCGAGACCGGAGGCGTCCGCGGTGTCCGTCTGCTGCCCGGGATTGTCGCGGAGGAACCGATAGACCGAGAGCGTGGCGAGCGTGGTGACGGCCACGAGGACGGCGTAGGTGGTCTGGAAGCCGTAGGTGTAGAGGAGGAGCCCGCCGAAGATCGTCCCCGCGAGACTGCTCACGGCGGCCACCTGATTGTAGCTGCCGAGCCACAGCCCCCGTTTGCCGTCGGGGCTGATCTCGCCGACGACGGTGCTACCGGTGATCCAGAGGAGACTGGCACCGACGCCCTGGAGGGCGCGGAGGACGAGGACGTGTTCGACGGCGGTGACGAAGGTGAATCCGGTGAAGATAGCGATATTGAGGAGGAGGCCGGCGAGGAGGTAGCGCTTGGAATTTCCGGTGTCGACGACCCGTCCCAGCGGGAGGACGATGAGGAACTGCGTCAGCGCGAAGACGGTGCCGAAGAGGCCCTCGACGGTGCCGGAGGTCCCGAAGAGGTCGGCGTACATGGCGAGGGCGATGAGGATCGTGGAGTAGGCTTGGCTGCGGGCGAAGGCGGTGCTCGCGAGGGCGAGGAACTCCTCGTTCCTGATGAGATCGGTGAGCGAGGTCGCGTCGGCTGCGTCGGTCACGGTGACTCCCGTAATGGGTGCCCTCATTTAACTCTGATTACAGAACGAGTCGCACACGTGAGTGAGTTCCACCCGTTGAACGGGCGGTGACACGCGCTCCGTATCGATCGCCTCGAAGAGAGAAACTATCAGTATTTATGATTGATAGAGCCGGTCGGCGGACTGGCGTCGAAGAAGTAGCGGGTCTCGGACCGTGATCGGCGACTAGTTCTTGCTCACGTCGCCCGCCTCCGCGCCCGTGTCGCGGTCCTTCGGGACGATGGCGGGGTCTCTCCACAGCAGCGTCACGAAGATGGCGACGCCGGCGAGTTCGATGGTCTTGATGGCCGATTCGACGGGTTCGGTGACGTAGTGGCTCAGGACGAGAACCACGGCGTTCGTATCGCCGCTGTGGTGGCCGCCGCCGCCCCCGCCGGGAGCCGAGAACCCGTCGACGAGGAACGCGCCGTGGCCGGTGGTGTGCCAGAACACCCACGCCGCGATCGAGCCGCACAGCAGCACCGTCCCGACGACGTAGGCGTTGCGCAGGCTAACCAGCCCGCGAGTCACGAAGTACGGTCCCGCGAGCAAGATAGCGGCGAACGCGACGAAGAAGAAGGGGCGCGGGTCCGGCGGCATCCCCGTCGCCAGCCACCGGTCGGCCGCCATGAGGTAGATGACGCTCCGGCGGAAGCCCCACCAGAGGTGAAACGCCGCCGTGGCGAAGACGAGCGCGGCGGCAATTCCCCGCAGGATTCTGGCTGTCCGTCGCTCCATACCACCGACTTGGGAACTCCCCGATAAGAGGGCATCGGAGTCCGTCGGTGGTAGTCCTTCGCGCGTGCGTCTACGAGCGCGCCCGCAAGCGCTCGCAAGCGCACGCACACCCGCGCTGTCGGCCGATTTCGGCGAAAGCCTTTAGAACGGTCCCGAGCGTAGCGACCGGTAATGAACCCAGCAGGTGGTGTCCGATGGAGCTGATCATCACTGAGAAGGACAACGCCGCGCGCCGCATCGCCGAGATCCTCTCGGAGGGGAGCGCCTCGGCCGAGCGGCGCAACGGCGTCAACGTCTACCGGTGGGGCGGCAAGCGCGTCGTCGGCCTCTCGGGCCACGTCGTCGGGGTCGACTTCCCGCCGGAGTACAACGACTGGCGCGACGTGGAACCGGTCGAGCTCATCGACGCCGACGTGACCAAGGAGGCGACACAGGAGAACATCGTGGCGACGCTCAAGCACCTGGCACGCAAGGCCGAGAGCGCCGTCATCGCCACGGACTACGACCGCGAGGGCGAACTCATCGGCAAGGAGGCCTA encodes the following:
- a CDS encoding MFS transporter, which gives rise to MTDAADATSLTDLIRNEEFLALASTAFARSQAYSTILIALAMYADLFGTSGTVEGLFGTVFALTQFLIVLPLGRVVDTGNSKRYLLAGLLLNIAIFTGFTFVTAVEHVLVLRALQGVGASLLWITGSTVVGEISPDGKRGLWLGSYNQVAAVSSLAGTIFGGLLLYTYGFQTTYAVLVAVTTLATLSVYRFLRDNPGQQTDTADASGLDTLKTLLQRPAIRALVSFRFGFSVAKMAVVIFLPIYAKTQFGINPLAIGGILAGGKLTKSLLQGRMGTLIDGAEHRYKFVFAGAAVYAVGILFIPLAGSATQFLSAVSLSAAGRTMVLPPAFFGLFAAYGVLGVGDSIRLPASMTLFVEEGERLDAVAGSFSLRSLSWKVGQLIGPVAVGAIWEATSALVAFWVAAGCAGAAAVAFVAMAIRSTRREQRASTAVRSAD
- a CDS encoding DUF7518 family protein codes for the protein MCGNRVEELETRVQELEASVEGLTDELVECKVRIRELENAVDDDSGLGVDAEHAGAESETAAAETDASGNDEEILTPESDNSNTEDTEGADKEDEAASESESEDDSGSDIIVA
- a CDS encoding long-chain-fatty-acid--CoA ligase → MKKQLLVTDFLDRARTYYGDYEAIVGTDGERFTYSEFGDRVDRFSAALQERGVGKGDRVAVLDPNTHYHLEAAFGAMQCGAIHVPLNYRLTSADYEYLLSDSGANVVYADYEYAGKIEAIRDEIPADVFVTNDPVPVEGDWIGFESFLAAEPDGYDRPEMAEDEIITINYTSGTTGDPKGVCRTHRTESLHAQLVTIHHHLTDDDVYLWTLPMFHVNGWGHIYAVTGRGAKHVCTRGVDAAEVFDAIETEDVSFLCCAPTVLTILDEYADEHGPAFSGDNPVRVTAAGSAPPSATIRTVEDEFGWEFTQLYGATETGPLIATSDAARLIPEEGGLRFSLKQRQGIAPLGTELRVVDDDGEEVPRDDATIGEVVVRGNQVMEEYWEKPEETHAAFNERLEGWYHTGDLAVVNEDGMISIQDRKKDIIISGGENISSIELEDTLFDHEAVDDVAVIPAPSEKWGETPKAFVVPTSGDPENPGVTADELTAFTRERLADYKAVHEISFVDTIPKTATGKIQKYELRQREWDDEDEMVGKG
- the gatB gene encoding Asp-tRNA(Asn)/Glu-tRNA(Gln) amidotransferase subunit GatB → MTAQAAESRELAAVIGLEVHVQLETETKIFCGCSTEPTEEPNTHTCPVCLGLPGALPVVNEGAVEAAVKVGKAIDADVPEETTFHRKNYYYPDLPKNFQITQYDAPICRDGELEFAVESQRRAVSIRRAHLEEDPGSIKHVREGTGPLESRTCSIDRADYTLIDYNRAGTPLMEIVTEPDFRDPGEVRAFLEKLEEVLEYLGVFDATRDGSLRIDANLSMVDADEVGEDGHIEESVLEDANRTEVKNISSHKGAEQALAFEASRQRKLIQSGRAVEQETRHFNETHGNTVSMRSKEEEKDYRYFREADIPPLEVADWKETIDIPELPDARRERFVAEYDLSEEAAAKLTSTKQVADFFESVAERFDADLAATWVADNLLGELNYRDMEITDVDDRFDEVTRLVELVAEDEITAKNARETVLREMLDEGEDPDTVVEREGLGKTSGDAVQRAVEEAIEENPDAVEDYHSGEDGALNFLVGQVMQKTGGSADPGDVNGLLREELAE